Proteins encoded in a region of the Panicum hallii strain FIL2 chromosome 3, PHallii_v3.1, whole genome shotgun sequence genome:
- the LOC112887568 gene encoding protein SENESCENCE-ASSOCIATED GENE 21, mitochondrial-like, with translation MARVASSCAAILAQRRGLSAAMTVAEESVKKVEEKAVKLGTVAKDIASAMATTTEEKTAFWEPDPETGYYRPVTGTKEVDPADLRAEMLKQRMLQD, from the exons ATGGCAAGAGTTGCATCCAGCTGTGCTGCCATCCTCGCACAAAG GAGGGGCCTCTCTGCGGCGATGACGGTCGCGGAGGAGTCCGTGAAGAAGGTGGAGGAGAAGGCGGTGAAGCTGGGCACGGTGGCCAAGGACATCGCCAGCGCCATGGCGACCACGACGGAGGAGAAGACGGCGTTCTGGGAGCCGGACCCCGAGACCGGTTACTACCGGCCGGTGACCGGCACCAAGGAGGTGGACCCCGCCGACCTGCGCGCCGAGATGCTCAAGCAGAGGATGCTGCAAGACTGA
- the LOC112887639 gene encoding uncharacterized protein LOC112887639 produces MLPHRLRLLLLAVAAAAAACGAASAKPTAYQALADFDFPPGILPKGVVAYTLDNSTGAFTATLDASASGAGKSVCEFSIQGSYSLRYQTKITGKIKPDHLYNLQGVSVKVLFFWLNIVEVSRSGDNLEFSVGIASADFGIENFLECPTCGCGFDCNDLLMLKPGAATAKLRLRGAF; encoded by the coding sequence ATGCTCCCGcaccgcctccgcctcctcctcctcgccgtcgcggccgcggccgcggcgtgcggcgccGCCTCGGCGAAGCCCACCGCCTACCAGGCCCTCGCGGACTTCGACTTCCCGCCGGGGATCCTCCCCAAGGGCGTGGTCGCCTACACCCTCGACAACTCCACGGGCGCCTTCACGGCCACGCTCGACGCCTCCGCGTCCGGCGCGGGCAAATCCGTCTGCGAGTTCTCCATCCAGGGCTCCTACTCGCTCCGCTACCAGACCAAGATCACAGGCAAGATCAAGCCCGACCACCTCTACAACCTCCAGGGCGTCTCCGTCAAGGTCCTCTTCTTCTGGCTCAACATCGTCGAGGTCAGCCGCAGCGGCGATAACCTCGAGTTCTCCGTCGGCATCGCATCCGCCGACTTCGGAATCGAAAACTTCCTCGAGTGCCCCACCTGCGGCTGCGGGTTCGACTGCAACGACCTCCTCATGCTGAAGCCGGGGGCCGCCACTGCCAAGCTGCGCCTGCGAGGTGCGTTTTAG
- the LOC112886630 gene encoding glyoxysomal fatty acid beta-oxidation multifunctional protein MFP-a-like isoform X1 — MAKGTTAMEVRADGVAVITISNPPVNALSFDVIASLRRNYAEALSRNDVKAIVLTGAKGRFCGGFDITAFGKKPKNEKPGSMSIDFLSDIVEDARKPSVAAIDGIALGGGLEVAMVCHARISTPSAQLGLPELQLGIIPGLGGTQRLPRLVGLQKALEMMLTSKAIKGREAHEVGLVDAVTSANELVNTACSWALEIVENKKPWFKSLYRTDRLPDLVEVKDVLKFARVQTKKKAPNVQHPIVCIDVIEEGIVCGPRVGLMKEALSAKMVEQSQTSKSLRHFFFAQRATSKIPNITNIGLTPRKIKKAAIVGGGLMGSGIAAVLILNNFKVILKEINEQFLSAGINRVRGNLQSFVRKGQLTKEDCERKFSLLSGVLDYEQFRDADLVIEAVIEDILLKQKIFSDLEKYCHHNCIFATNTSTIDLNLIGQKTGSQDRIVGAHFFSPAHVMPLLEIVRTHQTSLQAIVDLLDMAKKIQKTPIVAGNCTGFAVNRMFFPYGQAASFLVDYGLDVYHIDNVITQFGMPMGPFRLADLVGFGVATATRKQYFQSYPERCYKSMLLLQILLEDNRTGESSRKGFYVYDDKRKASQDPDLRKYIEKSRNMGGVTQDPKLMKLTDNDIVEIILFPVVNEACRVLDEGISLKASDLDVASIMGMGFPSYRGGVMFWADSLSAKYVYDRLEAWSKDYGEFFKPCEYLAARARQGASLAAKVDRAKSRL; from the exons ATGGCCAAGGGCACCACCGCCATGGAGGTCCGCGCCGACGGCGTCGCCGTCATCACCATCTCCAACCCGCCCGTCAACGCCCTCTCTTTCGACG TCATAGCCAGCTTGCGGAGGAACTATGCGGAGGCTCTAAGCAGGAACGATGTCAAGGCAATTGTGCTCACTG GTGCCAAGGGGAGGTTTTGCGGCGGATTTGATATAACTGCATTTGGAAAGAAACCAA AAAACGAGAAGCCTGGGTCCATGTCAATTGATTTCTTGAGTGACATAGTGGAAG ATGCTCGCAAACCATCAGTGGCTGCTATAGATGGCATTGCTCTGGGTGGCGGATTGGAGGTTGCAATG GTCTGCCATGCTCGTATTTCGACACCATCAGCTCAACTAGGACTCCCTGAACTTCAACTTGGAATCATTCCTGGATTGGGAG GAACCCAACGGCTTCCCCGCCTTGTTGGCCTGCAAAAAGCCCTTGAGATGATGTTG ACCTCAAAGGCTATAAAAGGAAGGGAGGCACATGAAGTCGGTCTAGTTGATGCTGTAACTTCAGCTAACGAATTGGTCAACACCGCCTGTTCCTGGGCTCTGGAAATCGTTGAAAACAAGAAACCATGGTTCAAGAGTCTCTACAGAACTGATAGACTTCCAGATCTTGTGGAAGTAAAGGATGTCCTTAAATTTGCAAGAGTTCAAACTAAAAAGAAGGCTCCTAATGTTCAACATCCCATAGTTTGCATTGATGTTATTGAAGAGGGAATAGTCTGTGGGCCTCGTGTTGGCCTCATGAAG GAAGCGCTCTCCGCAAAAATGGTTGAGCAGTCTCAAACAAGCAAAAGCTTAAGACACTTTTTTTTCGCTCAGCGTGCTACTTCAAAG ATTCCAAATATTACCAACATAGGTTTGACACCACGGAAAATTAAAAAGGCAGCTATTGTCGGGGGTGGTCTAATGGGATCTGGAATTGCCGCAGTGTTGATATTGAACAACTTCAAGGTTATCTTGAAAGAAATAAATGAACAATTCTTATCTGCAGGCATTAACAGAGTTAGAG GCAATCTGCAGAGTTTTGTTAGAAAGGGACAACTTACCAAAGAGGACTGTGAAAGGAAATTTTCTCTGCTATCTGGTGTTCTGGACTACGAACAGTTCAGAGATGCAGATTTGGTCATTGAG GCAGTTATTGAGGATATATTGCTGAAGCAGAAAATATTTTCTGACCTTGAGAAGTACTGCCATCATAATTGCATATTTGCGACAAACACTTCAACGATAGACCTGAACTTAATTGGCCAGAAGACAGGTTCTCAGGATCGCATTGTTGGCGCACACTTCTTTAG TCCAGCTCATGTCATGCCACTGTTGGAAATAGTTCGTACCCATCAGACTTCCTTACAAGCTATTGTGGATTTGCTTGATATGGCAAAGAAGATACAGAAAACACCAATAGTTGCTGGCAACTGCACGGGTTTTGCCGTCAATCGGATGTTCTTTCCTTACGGTCAGGCGGCTTCTTTTCTTGTTGACTATGGTCTAGATGTGTATCACATAGATAATGTGATCACACAATTTGGAATGCCAATGGGGCCCTTCCG ATTAGCTGATCTTGTTGGCTTTGGTGTTGCTACTGCCACAAGAAAGCAATATTTCCAAAGTTATCCTGAACGATGCTACAAATCAATGTTGTTGCTGCAGATTCTGCTTGAAGATAACAGGACAG GTGAATCTTCTCGTAAGGGCTTCTATGTCTATGATGATAAGCGAAAAGCCTCACAAGATCCTGATTTGAGAAAGTATATTGAGAAATCAAGGAACATGGGAGGTGTTACGCAAGATCCTAAG CTGATGAAATTAACAGATAATGACATCGTGGAGATAATCTTGTTTCCCGTGGTGAATGAAGCCTGCCGAGTGCTTGATGAGGGGATTTCTCTGAAAGCATCTGACCTTGATGTAGCTTCAATTATGGGGATGGGCTTCCCTTCTTACAG GGGTGGAGTAATGTTTTGGGCTGACTCACTCAGCGCAAAATACGTGTACGACAGACTGGAGGCTTGGTCAAAGGATTATGGGGAGTTCTTTAAACCCTGCGAATATCTAGCTGCTAGAGCTCGTCAGGGTGCATCTCTG GCTGCCAAGGTTGACAGGGCTAAATCGCGGCTCTAG
- the LOC112886630 gene encoding peroxisomal fatty acid beta-oxidation multifunctional protein MFP2-like isoform X2, translated as MAKGTTAMEVRADGVAVITISNPPVNALSFDVIASLRRNYAEALSRNDVKAIVLTGAKGRFCGGFDITAFGKKPKNEKPGSMSIDFLSDIVEDARKPSVAAIDGIALGGGLEVAMVCHARISTPSAQLGLPELQLGIIPGLGGTQRLPRLVGLQKALEMMLTSKAIKGREAHEVGLVDAVTSANELVNTACSWALEIVENKKPWFKSLYRTDRLPDLVEVKDVLKFARVQTKKKAPNVQHPIVCIDVIEEGIVCGPRVGLMKEALSAKMVEQSQTSKSLRHFFFAQRATSKIPNITNIGLTPRKIKKAAIVGGGLMGSGIAAVLILNNFKVILKEINEQFLSAGINRVRGNLQSFVRKGQLTKEDCERKFSLLSGVLDYEQFRDADLVIEAVIEDILLKQKIFSDLEKYCHHNCIFATNTSTIDLNLIGQKTGSQDRIVGAHFFSPAHVMPLLEIVRTHQTSLQAIVDLLDMAKKIQKTPIVAGNCTGFAVNRMFFPYGQAASFLVDYGLDVYHIDNVITQFGMPMGPFRLADLVGFGVATATRKQYFQSYPERCYKSMLLLQILLEDNRTGESSRKGFYVYDDKRKASQDPDLRKYIEKSRNMGGVTQDPKVVCYILLCF; from the exons ATGGCCAAGGGCACCACCGCCATGGAGGTCCGCGCCGACGGCGTCGCCGTCATCACCATCTCCAACCCGCCCGTCAACGCCCTCTCTTTCGACG TCATAGCCAGCTTGCGGAGGAACTATGCGGAGGCTCTAAGCAGGAACGATGTCAAGGCAATTGTGCTCACTG GTGCCAAGGGGAGGTTTTGCGGCGGATTTGATATAACTGCATTTGGAAAGAAACCAA AAAACGAGAAGCCTGGGTCCATGTCAATTGATTTCTTGAGTGACATAGTGGAAG ATGCTCGCAAACCATCAGTGGCTGCTATAGATGGCATTGCTCTGGGTGGCGGATTGGAGGTTGCAATG GTCTGCCATGCTCGTATTTCGACACCATCAGCTCAACTAGGACTCCCTGAACTTCAACTTGGAATCATTCCTGGATTGGGAG GAACCCAACGGCTTCCCCGCCTTGTTGGCCTGCAAAAAGCCCTTGAGATGATGTTG ACCTCAAAGGCTATAAAAGGAAGGGAGGCACATGAAGTCGGTCTAGTTGATGCTGTAACTTCAGCTAACGAATTGGTCAACACCGCCTGTTCCTGGGCTCTGGAAATCGTTGAAAACAAGAAACCATGGTTCAAGAGTCTCTACAGAACTGATAGACTTCCAGATCTTGTGGAAGTAAAGGATGTCCTTAAATTTGCAAGAGTTCAAACTAAAAAGAAGGCTCCTAATGTTCAACATCCCATAGTTTGCATTGATGTTATTGAAGAGGGAATAGTCTGTGGGCCTCGTGTTGGCCTCATGAAG GAAGCGCTCTCCGCAAAAATGGTTGAGCAGTCTCAAACAAGCAAAAGCTTAAGACACTTTTTTTTCGCTCAGCGTGCTACTTCAAAG ATTCCAAATATTACCAACATAGGTTTGACACCACGGAAAATTAAAAAGGCAGCTATTGTCGGGGGTGGTCTAATGGGATCTGGAATTGCCGCAGTGTTGATATTGAACAACTTCAAGGTTATCTTGAAAGAAATAAATGAACAATTCTTATCTGCAGGCATTAACAGAGTTAGAG GCAATCTGCAGAGTTTTGTTAGAAAGGGACAACTTACCAAAGAGGACTGTGAAAGGAAATTTTCTCTGCTATCTGGTGTTCTGGACTACGAACAGTTCAGAGATGCAGATTTGGTCATTGAG GCAGTTATTGAGGATATATTGCTGAAGCAGAAAATATTTTCTGACCTTGAGAAGTACTGCCATCATAATTGCATATTTGCGACAAACACTTCAACGATAGACCTGAACTTAATTGGCCAGAAGACAGGTTCTCAGGATCGCATTGTTGGCGCACACTTCTTTAG TCCAGCTCATGTCATGCCACTGTTGGAAATAGTTCGTACCCATCAGACTTCCTTACAAGCTATTGTGGATTTGCTTGATATGGCAAAGAAGATACAGAAAACACCAATAGTTGCTGGCAACTGCACGGGTTTTGCCGTCAATCGGATGTTCTTTCCTTACGGTCAGGCGGCTTCTTTTCTTGTTGACTATGGTCTAGATGTGTATCACATAGATAATGTGATCACACAATTTGGAATGCCAATGGGGCCCTTCCG ATTAGCTGATCTTGTTGGCTTTGGTGTTGCTACTGCCACAAGAAAGCAATATTTCCAAAGTTATCCTGAACGATGCTACAAATCAATGTTGTTGCTGCAGATTCTGCTTGAAGATAACAGGACAG GTGAATCTTCTCGTAAGGGCTTCTATGTCTATGATGATAAGCGAAAAGCCTCACAAGATCCTGATTTGAGAAAGTATATTGAGAAATCAAGGAACATGGGAGGTGTTACGCAAGATCCTAAGGTCGTATGCTATATCTTGCTCTGCTT CTGA